A genomic segment from Corylus avellana chromosome ca5, CavTom2PMs-1.0 encodes:
- the LOC132181722 gene encoding uncharacterized protein LOC132181722, protein MDDLSKMWMNLSLTEEESLDLDTPDEELLDGLERGKFCVLGKLVTDRMISKETIKMTLHCWWKPLGSLSFQVLGENLFLVEFTNVGDKKRILEGRPWVFEGSLFLLEDFDRLSSPSEYTFEKAAFWVRMVNLPLACMNQTTGRRIGSTVGEVEMVDTRADGIGWGEFLRVRILLDLAKPLARGRMLKVKGKSKWIAFQYERLPKFCFYCGVLSHDKTRCLFKSKMRFQENSPEYGMWLRASSPTR, encoded by the coding sequence ATGGACGATCTCTCGAAAATGTGGATGAATCTCTCTTTGACTGAGGAAGAGAGTCTTGATTTGGATACGCCGGACGAAGAATTGCTTGATGGACTCGAGCGGGGAAAATTTTGTGTGTTGGGGAAACTGGTCACGGATCGGATGATTAGTAAGGAGACCATTAAAATGACCCTACATTGTTGGTGGAAACCATTGGGATCACTTTCATTCCAAGTTTTGGGAGAGAATTTGTTTTTGGTGGAATTCACTAATGTGGGGGACAAGAAAAGGATCTTGGAAGGTAGACCTTGGGTTTTTGAAGGAAGTCTTTTTCTCCTTGAGGATTTTGACAGGCTGAGTTCACCATCGGAATATACTTTCGAGAAAGCTGCGTTTTGGGTGCGAATGGTTAATCTTCCGTTGGCTTGCATGAACCAGACTACTGGACGACGAATTGGATCCACGGTCGGTGAAGTGGAGATGGTCGATACGAGAGCAGATGGTATTGGATGGGGAGAATTCCTTCGTGTCAGAATTTTACTTGATTTGGCGAAACCTCTGGCACGAGGGAGAATGCTGAAGGTgaaaggaaaatcaaaatgGATTGCATTTCAATATGAACGCCttccaaaattttgtttctattgcGGAGTTCTTAGCCATGATAAAACAAGGTGCCTTTTCAAGAGCAAGATGCGTTTCCAGGAGAATTCCCCGGAGTATGGAATGTGGCTGAGGGCATCATCGCCGACACGATGA